A single region of the Oncorhynchus keta strain PuntledgeMale-10-30-2019 chromosome 4, Oket_V2, whole genome shotgun sequence genome encodes:
- the LOC118383889 gene encoding neuronal acetylcholine receptor subunit beta-2-like, protein MAARMTAAFALLVLTVATALGAEIEERLVTYLLSPERYNKLIRPAVNKSQQVTIHIQVSLAQLISVNEREQIMTTNCWLTQVWNDYRLMWDPEEYEGIKKVRLPSQHIWLPDIVLYNNADGNYEVSFYSNTVVSNNGEVNWLPPAIYKSACKIEVRDFPFDQQNCTLKFRSWTYDHTEIDLILLSDFASRDDFKPSGEWDIVSLPGRKNEDPSDITYLDITYDFIIKRKPLFYTINLIIPCVLITSLAILVFYLPSDCGEKMTLCISVLLALTVFLLLISKIVPPTSLAVPLIGKYLMFAMVLVTFSIVTSVCVLNVHHRTPSTHTMPPWVKRLFLHRLPSFLFMRRPASSNIRERFRQKHQRPSYSDLKLRDGAVAVAPAAGGMGVAEGSGIGRADSFYVNEESAKRYGWKISDLSENTEFRKRMTVKCHADVEEAVDGVRYVAEKMKSEDNDEGVIEDWKYVAMVIDRLFLWIFVFVCITGTLGLFMQPLFQSYNTPTADDLEQN, encoded by the exons ATGGCAGCCCGGATGACAGCAGCGTTCGCTCTTCTGGTTCTCACCGTGGCAA ctgccTTGGGTGCGGAGATAGAGGAGCGACTGGTGACCTACCTGCTGTCTCCAGAGCGCTACAACAAACTGATTAGACCTGCTGTCAACAAGAGCCAACAGGTCACCATCCATATACAGGTGTCCCTGGCCCAGCTCATTAGTGTG AATGAGAGAGAACAGATCATGACCACCAACTGCTGGCTGACTCAGGTATGGAATGACTACAGGTTGATGTGGGACCCAGAGGAGTATGAGGGCATTAAGAAGGTCCGCCTCCCGTCTCAACACATCTGGCTGCCTGACATCGTCCTCTACAACAA TGCGGATGGGAACTATGAGGTCTCATTCTACTCCAACACGGTGGTCTCCAACAATGGAGAGGTGAACTGGCTGCCCCCCGCCATCTACAAGTCGGCCTGCAAGATCGAGGTCCGCGACTTCCCCTTCGACCAGCAGAACTGCACACTCAAGTTCCGATCCTGGACCTACGACCACACGGAGATCGACCTGATCCTGCTCAGCGACTTCGCCAGCCGTGACGACTTCAAACCCAGCGGTGAGTGGGACATCGTGTCTCTGCCGGGACGCAAGAACGAAGACCCCTCTGACATCACCTACCTGGACATCACCTATGACTTCATCATCAAGCGCAAGCCACTGTTCTACACCATCAACCTCATCATTCCCTGTGTCCTCATCACCTCTCTGGCCATCCTGGTGTTCTACCTGCCCTCTGACTGTGGAGAGAAGATGACTCTCTGTATATCAGTCCTCCTGGCCCTCACTGTGTTCCTGCTGCTGATCTCCAAGATCGTCCCACCTACGTCTCTAGCTGTCCCTCTCATAGGGAAGTATCTGATGTTTGCCATGGTGCTGGTCACCTTCTCCATCGTCACCAGTGTCTGTGTGCTCAACGTGCACCATCGCACGCCCTCCACACACACCATGCCCCCCTGGGTCAAACGTCTCTTCCTGCACCGCCTCCCCTCCTTCCTGTTTATGCGTCGGCCGGCCAGCTCCAACATCCGAGAGAGGTTCCGCCAGAAGCACCAGCGGCCCTCCTACTCCGACCTGAAGCTGAGAGACGGGGCAGTGGCAGTGGCCCCGGCCGCGGGGGGAATGGGGGTGGCAGAGGGGTCTGGGATAGGCAGGGCCGACTCCTTCTATGTGAATGAGGAGTCGGCCAAGCGGTACGGCTGGAAGATCAGCGACCTGTCGGAGAACACAGAGTTCAGAAAGAGGATGACAGTGAAGTGTCACGCAGACGTTGAGGAGGCTGTGGACGGGGTGCGCTATGTTGCCGAGAAGATGAAGAGTGAGGACAACGATGAGGgg GTAATCGAGGACTGGAAGTATGTTGCCATGGTGATTGACCGGCTCTTCCTATGgatatttgtgtttgtgtgcattaCTGGGACTTTGGGGCTGTTCATGCAGCCCCTATTCCAGAGCTACAACACACCCACGGCAGACGACCTGGAGCAGAACTGA